A region of Sulfitobacter faviae DNA encodes the following proteins:
- a CDS encoding gluconate 2-dehydrogenase subunit 3 family protein — protein sequence MQHAFAARDDRPWAFFTNDEARWMAAVVDVFIPQDEFPSASQAGVVDFIDYQMATAYGAGKGLYLEPPFPDGAVAEQGYQLEFTPAQLLRQGIEQARQLGDFATMDATARADHVEELSNRDDFIGTLIAELWKLTRQGYFADPIYLGNHDYAGWRMVGFPGAHAYYTERVDEHERSVTPPPRGIAHDRGGSPYPPRAIGGGSD from the coding sequence GTGCAGCACGCCTTCGCCGCCCGCGATGATCGGCCTTGGGCGTTTTTCACCAATGACGAAGCGCGGTGGATGGCCGCCGTGGTCGATGTTTTCATTCCGCAAGATGAGTTTCCCTCGGCCTCGCAAGCCGGTGTTGTCGACTTTATCGATTACCAGATGGCCACGGCCTATGGCGCGGGGAAAGGGCTCTACCTTGAGCCGCCTTTTCCCGATGGGGCTGTTGCCGAACAGGGATATCAGCTTGAATTCACACCGGCCCAACTCCTTCGCCAAGGGATAGAACAGGCGCGCCAATTGGGGGATTTTGCCACGATGGATGCCACCGCTCGCGCCGATCATGTCGAAGAACTATCGAACCGGGATGATTTTATCGGCACTCTGATCGCCGAATTGTGGAAGCTGACGCGGCAGGGTTATTTCGCCGATCCGATCTATCTGGGCAATCACGATTACGCTGGCTGGCGCATGGTCGGGTTTCCGGGGGCGCATGCCTATTACACCGAGCGGGTGGACGAGCACGAACGCTCGGTCACGCCGCCGCCGCGCGGCATTGCCCATGATCGTGGCGGCTCCCCCTACCCGCCCCGCGCGATTGGCGGAGGGTCTGACTGA
- a CDS encoding sodium:solute symporter: protein MESAKFDLHLIDYAIVVAYFIGVVAHGIYVSRKQSGGSEDYFLAGRSLPWYLIGFSLFASNMSGSSFVGLMGGAYANGVVIFNYEWTAALVLILFAIFILPSYLRAKISTVPGFLEERYDVRSRRAFSLFTILAIMFIDTAGALYAGGLVISNVTGYLNLWAAVAVLALVAGIYTILGGLSAVVVTDTVQAILLIIGAAALFWIGLDEIGGWEELFTGTPEDMTHMILPADDDFLPWTGLLGVILLGFYYWTINQFVVQRTLGAKDLKEGQIGAIFAGFLKLPNIFLMVLPGVIALKLYPDLETPDLAFPTLAFELMPIGVRGLIMAALIAAIMSSLDSALNSASTLVVKDFVEPMFNVSEERQVWMGKLVTAGVMVFGAIYAPMIAGFESLFSYFQSSLSYIVPTIVVVYILGLMFKRLNGNGAFWTIMFGLIIGIPLFVLKEVTNYWAYMGLPEIHYTVMSSIMMTIGIILHFGISYATSPKEKENIKDLVWQGEEAKEIFTQWEKPLWQDRTLWAGLLVVATLAMVVWWA, encoded by the coding sequence ATGGAGAGCGCGAAATTTGACCTGCACCTGATCGACTATGCGATTGTCGTGGCCTATTTTATCGGTGTCGTCGCCCATGGTATTTACGTTTCGCGCAAACAATCCGGCGGGTCCGAGGATTACTTCCTCGCCGGGCGCTCCCTGCCTTGGTATCTGATCGGCTTCTCGCTTTTCGCCTCCAACATGTCCGGCTCCAGCTTTGTGGGGCTGATGGGCGGGGCCTATGCGAATGGCGTCGTGATCTTCAACTACGAATGGACCGCGGCGCTGGTCTTGATCCTATTCGCGATCTTCATTCTGCCGTCTTACCTGCGGGCCAAAATCTCAACCGTGCCGGGATTTCTGGAAGAACGCTATGACGTCCGTTCGCGCCGGGCGTTTTCGCTTTTCACCATCCTCGCCATCATGTTCATCGACACGGCGGGCGCGCTCTATGCGGGCGGGTTGGTGATCTCGAATGTCACCGGCTACCTCAACCTTTGGGCCGCCGTCGCCGTGCTGGCTTTGGTCGCGGGCATCTACACCATTCTGGGCGGTCTTTCGGCGGTGGTCGTGACCGATACGGTGCAGGCGATTTTGCTGATCATCGGGGCCGCCGCCCTGTTCTGGATCGGCCTTGATGAGATCGGCGGCTGGGAGGAACTGTTCACCGGCACGCCCGAAGATATGACCCATATGATCCTGCCCGCGGACGATGATTTCCTGCCGTGGACGGGGCTCTTGGGCGTTATCCTACTGGGCTTTTACTATTGGACGATCAACCAGTTCGTCGTGCAGCGGACGCTGGGCGCGAAGGACCTGAAAGAAGGGCAGATCGGGGCGATCTTCGCCGGTTTCCTGAAACTGCCGAACATCTTTTTGATGGTGCTGCCGGGGGTGATCGCGCTCAAGCTCTACCCCGATCTTGAAACGCCTGACCTTGCTTTCCCCACGCTGGCGTTTGAGCTGATGCCGATTGGCGTGCGCGGGCTGATCATGGCGGCGTTGATTGCGGCGATCATGTCTTCGCTTGACTCCGCCCTGAACTCTGCCTCGACCTTGGTGGTAAAGGACTTTGTCGAGCCGATGTTCAACGTGAGCGAAGAACGTCAGGTCTGGATGGGCAAACTGGTCACCGCGGGCGTCATGGTCTTTGGTGCGATCTATGCGCCGATGATTGCCGGGTTTGAAAGCCTGTTCAGCTATTTCCAATCCTCGCTGTCCTATATCGTGCCGACCATCGTGGTGGTCTATATCCTCGGCCTGATGTTCAAACGGTTGAACGGCAACGGCGCGTTTTGGACGATCATGTTTGGCCTCATCATCGGCATTCCGCTTTTCGTGTTGAAAGAGGTGACGAATTACTGGGCCTATATGGGGCTGCCGGAAATCCACTATACGGTGATGTCCTCGATCATGATGACCATCGGGATCATCCTGCATTTCGGTATTTCCTACGCCACCTCGCCGAAGGAAAAAGAGAATATCAAAGACCTTGTCTGGCAGGGGGAAGAAGCCAAGGAGATCTTTACCCAATGGGAGAAACCGCTGTGGCAGGATCGCACCCTCTGGGCCGGGCTGCTTGTCGTGGCCACGCTGGCGATGGTGGTTTGGTGGGCCTAA
- a CDS encoding GMC family oxidoreductase, whose translation MAPRTLPKTDVLIIGGGWTGLTAAYELAHAGQRCVVLERGKQRHTATSFGAPEEHDELKYAHRYEHMVDVKKETLTFRHNRDQQALPMRRLGSFLPGSGLGGAGIHWNGQLWRPLPSDLEMRSHYEERYGKDFIGPDLSIQDWGVTYDELEPHLDFFERICGAAGQAGNLNGEALAGGNIFEGPRSADYPNPPMRQPISNTLFGKAAERMGLNPFPMPSANVTKAYVNPYGAQLHPCTYCGFCERFGCGYYAKADPIICVYDRIKDHENFEIRLNAQVLRIEKSEDGKTATGAIYLDENGEEVFQPADTICMNAYALWNVHLMLVSGLGKPYDPETRTGVVGRNYSYQTVAGVDAFFDDSVKTDPYMGAGALGVVIDDYNGDNFDHSDLGFVGGGYIACKQYHGRPIGYQPVPEGTPKWGAEWKRAVRENYNHHADLVVHGSSVSTPENYLDLDPTWTDAYGRPLLRMTFDFPENDRKMSDYVMQRAMEVAREMDNVTSVSGSNNAAIDSHYDIVPYQTTHNVGGAVIGTDPETSVVNRYGQMWDHHNVFVFGACLFPQNLGYNPTGPLMGLAYWTLEHMKRDYLPNPGPLMDA comes from the coding sequence ATGGCACCCAGAACGCTTCCCAAAACCGATGTCTTGATCATTGGCGGCGGCTGGACCGGCCTGACCGCAGCCTACGAATTGGCCCATGCCGGGCAGCGCTGCGTCGTGCTGGAGCGGGGCAAGCAACGCCATACCGCCACATCCTTCGGCGCGCCCGAGGAACATGACGAACTCAAATACGCCCACCGCTACGAACATATGGTCGACGTCAAGAAAGAGACGCTGACCTTCCGCCACAACCGCGACCAACAAGCGCTGCCGATGCGGCGGCTGGGGTCTTTCCTGCCCGGATCGGGCTTGGGGGGCGCAGGCATCCATTGGAACGGCCAGCTTTGGCGGCCCCTGCCCTCTGACCTTGAAATGCGCAGCCATTACGAAGAGCGCTACGGCAAGGATTTCATCGGCCCCGACCTCAGCATTCAGGACTGGGGCGTCACCTATGATGAGCTTGAACCGCATCTCGACTTTTTCGAACGGATTTGCGGAGCCGCCGGGCAGGCTGGCAATTTAAACGGCGAGGCGCTTGCCGGGGGGAACATTTTTGAGGGGCCGCGCAGCGCGGATTACCCCAACCCGCCGATGCGCCAGCCGATCTCCAACACGCTCTTTGGCAAGGCGGCCGAGCGGATGGGGTTGAACCCTTTCCCCATGCCCTCGGCCAATGTGACCAAAGCCTATGTGAACCCCTATGGCGCGCAGCTGCACCCCTGCACCTATTGCGGCTTTTGCGAGCGTTTCGGCTGCGGCTACTATGCCAAGGCCGACCCGATCATCTGCGTCTATGACCGGATCAAGGACCACGAGAATTTCGAGATCCGCCTGAACGCACAGGTGTTGCGCATCGAGAAGAGCGAAGACGGCAAGACCGCCACCGGGGCGATCTATCTTGATGAGAACGGCGAAGAGGTCTTTCAGCCCGCCGACACGATCTGCATGAACGCCTATGCGCTGTGGAACGTGCATCTGATGCTCGTCTCCGGCCTTGGCAAACCCTATGACCCCGAGACCCGCACCGGCGTCGTTGGGCGCAACTACAGCTATCAAACCGTGGCCGGGGTCGATGCCTTCTTCGACGACAGTGTGAAAACCGACCCCTATATGGGCGCGGGCGCGCTCGGCGTGGTGATCGACGATTACAACGGCGACAATTTCGACCATAGCGATCTGGGGTTCGTCGGCGGTGGTTATATCGCCTGCAAGCAGTACCATGGCCGCCCCATCGGCTATCAGCCGGTGCCCGAAGGCACGCCGAAATGGGGCGCGGAGTGGAAACGCGCGGTGCGCGAGAACTACAATCATCACGCCGATCTGGTGGTGCATGGCTCCTCGGTGTCGACGCCCGAGAATTACCTCGACCTCGATCCGACATGGACCGATGCCTATGGCCGCCCGCTGCTGCGCATGACCTTCGATTTCCCCGAGAATGACCGCAAGATGTCGGACTATGTGATGCAGCGCGCGATGGAAGTCGCCCGCGAGATGGACAATGTGACTTCCGTCAGCGGCAGCAACAACGCGGCGATCGACAGCCACTATGACATCGTCCCCTATCAGACCACCCATAACGTCGGCGGCGCGGTGATCGGCACCGACCCCGAAACCAGCGTGGTCAACCGCTATGGCCAGATGTGGGATCATCACAACGTCTTCGTTTTCGGTGCCTGCCTGTTCCCGCAGAACCTTGGCTACAACCCCACCGGGCCGCTGATGGGCCTCGCCTATTGGACGCTTGAACACATGAAACGCGACTACCTGCCGAACCCCGGCCCCTTGATGGATGCCTAA
- a CDS encoding cytochrome c oxidase assembly protein, whose protein sequence is MTRWTLDPFLLVGLVAFAALLWSRAERRGQALSGAALVAFLFISPLCAASMALFSARVGQHILLTLIAAPMIAAALPKVRLPLWPLALVFALLFWGWHSPTPYAATLQSDLVYWAMHLSLTGCAIALFMGFRGAGAQAAVPAVFTAAQLTAFAVTLTLAPTVWHGWHELTALPYGLSALADQQLAGALMWVAGGGLFMVLVALQVRQLLRHDTLAQSAG, encoded by the coding sequence TTGACCCGCTGGACCCTCGACCCCTTCCTGCTGGTCGGGCTGGTGGCCTTCGCGGCCCTGCTTTGGTCGCGGGCCGAGCGGCGGGGCCAAGCGCTGAGCGGTGCAGCGCTGGTGGCCTTCTTGTTCATCTCCCCGCTCTGCGCGGCCTCGATGGCGCTGTTCTCGGCCCGGGTGGGGCAGCATATTCTGCTCACGCTGATTGCCGCACCGATGATCGCGGCGGCGCTGCCGAAGGTACGGCTGCCCCTCTGGCCCCTCGCCTTGGTCTTCGCCCTGCTGTTTTGGGGATGGCACAGCCCGACGCCCTATGCGGCGACCCTGCAGTCTGACCTTGTCTATTGGGCGATGCATCTGTCGCTGACAGGCTGCGCGATTGCGCTTTTCATGGGGTTTCGCGGTGCCGGAGCGCAGGCGGCGGTGCCTGCGGTCTTTACCGCGGCACAGTTGACCGCCTTTGCGGTGACCCTCACCCTCGCCCCCACGGTGTGGCATGGCTGGCACGAGCTGACCGCCCTGCCCTATGGGCTTTCCGCCTTGGCCGATCAGCAACTGGCGGGCGCGTTGATGTGGGTCGCGGGCGGCGGGCTGTTCATGGTGCTGGTGGCGCTTCAAGTGCGGCAACTGCTGCGGCATGACACGCTGGCCCAAAGCGCGGGCTGA
- the coxB gene encoding cytochrome c oxidase subunit II, with the protein MSETAQSTLGEYGVQSALAPEGVGATAINGLTIGMTVAFGVVFVLLLLFVWGVLAGKLAPRKWWIWAGGIALPLVSVLILMGFSTVILQRITLEDPKALVIEVTGKQFWWDVVYDPEGWAMRGANEIVIPKGRPVTFRLKSSDVIHSFWVPKLTGKMDMIPGRVNSLPVMATETGRFRGQCAEFCGLSHPKMAFEVVVMEPEAFDAWMQRSSGEARDAATTELTRGRDVFVEAGCPACHTIRGVAETGTLGPDLTRVGARGSLGAGMYRMNQGTLAGWIADPTAMKPGAKMPSYNHLPGPDLRALSAYLASLK; encoded by the coding sequence ATGAGCGAGACCGCACAGTCCACGCTTGGCGAATACGGCGTGCAATCCGCCCTCGCGCCAGAGGGGGTCGGCGCCACGGCGATCAACGGGCTGACCATCGGCATGACGGTCGCTTTCGGCGTGGTCTTCGTGCTACTGCTGCTCTTTGTCTGGGGCGTCCTCGCCGGTAAGCTCGCCCCGCGCAAATGGTGGATCTGGGCGGGGGGCATTGCCCTGCCGCTCGTCTCGGTGCTGATCCTGATGGGTTTTTCCACCGTCATCCTGCAACGCATCACCTTGGAAGACCCCAAGGCGCTGGTCATCGAAGTGACCGGCAAACAGTTCTGGTGGGACGTGGTCTATGACCCCGAAGGCTGGGCCATGCGCGGTGCCAATGAGATCGTCATTCCCAAAGGCCGCCCGGTGACCTTTCGCTTGAAATCCAGCGACGTGATCCATTCCTTCTGGGTGCCCAAGCTTACCGGCAAGATGGATATGATCCCGGGCCGGGTGAACAGCCTGCCGGTCATGGCGACCGAAACGGGGCGTTTTCGCGGGCAATGTGCTGAGTTCTGCGGGCTGTCGCACCCCAAGATGGCCTTTGAGGTCGTCGTAATGGAGCCGGAAGCCTTCGACGCTTGGATGCAGCGCAGCAGTGGCGAGGCGCGAGACGCGGCCACCACGGAGTTGACCCGCGGGCGCGATGTCTTTGTCGAGGCGGGGTGCCCCGCCTGCCATACCATACGCGGCGTGGCTGAGACCGGAACGCTCGGGCCCGACCTGACCCGCGTGGGCGCGCGTGGCAGTCTTGGCGCGGGGATGTACCGCATGAACCAAGGCACGCTCGCGGGTTGGATCGCAGACCCGACCGCGATGAAACCGGGGGCCAAGATGCCTTCTTACAACCATCTGCCGGGGCCCGACCTGCGCGCGCTCTCGGCCTATCTGGCGAGCCTTAAATGA
- a CDS encoding sodium:calcium antiporter, which translates to MFASLSTPILFALGGLAGLIILVTGYRMTGLSDQIADRTGWGEALVGAALLGAATSMSGTVVSLTSALDGRASLAFSNGIGGIAAQTAFLALADMIYRRANLEHAAADLANVFQAGLLLLLLTVPLMAFTAPEVAFWGIHPASVALFALYAYGMRATARLREEPMWHPVSTSDTRADEPEDDEEAEKPVGALVVPFLILLVLMGLSGFAVARIAAEISDRFDLSDTVVGATMTAVLTSLPELVTTLVAVRRGALQLAVGGIIGGNTFDTLFLTLSDIGYRDGSLYHAITADDLFWLTVAMMMTAVLILGLIFRQRKGIGWESIGLLVIYAGALAVQVL; encoded by the coding sequence ATGTTTGCAAGCCTTTCCACCCCGATCCTCTTCGCTCTTGGCGGTCTCGCCGGGCTTATCATTCTCGTGACTGGCTACCGTATGACGGGGCTCAGCGACCAGATCGCGGACCGGACCGGCTGGGGGGAGGCGCTGGTTGGCGCGGCCCTGCTCGGCGCGGCCACTTCCATGTCCGGCACCGTCGTCTCGCTGACCTCGGCGCTGGACGGGCGGGCCTCATTGGCCTTTTCGAACGGCATCGGGGGCATCGCGGCGCAGACGGCCTTTCTGGCCTTGGCGGACATGATCTATCGGCGGGCCAACCTCGAACATGCGGCGGCTGATCTGGCCAATGTCTTTCAGGCGGGGTTGCTGCTGCTTCTGCTGACGGTGCCGCTGATGGCCTTCACCGCGCCGGAGGTGGCGTTCTGGGGCATCCATCCCGCCAGTGTCGCGCTGTTCGCGCTCTACGCCTATGGCATGCGTGCCACCGCCCGGCTGCGGGAAGAGCCGATGTGGCATCCGGTATCCACCTCGGACACCCGCGCGGATGAGCCCGAGGACGACGAAGAGGCCGAGAAACCCGTGGGCGCATTGGTTGTGCCCTTTCTGATCTTGCTGGTGCTGATGGGTCTTTCCGGCTTCGCCGTGGCGCGGATCGCGGCGGAGATCTCGGACCGGTTCGATCTGTCGGATACCGTGGTGGGGGCCACGATGACGGCGGTGCTCACCTCTCTGCCCGAGCTTGTCACCACCCTCGTCGCGGTGCGGCGCGGGGCGCTGCAATTGGCCGTGGGCGGGATCATCGGCGGCAATACTTTCGACACGCTGTTCCTGACCCTGTCGGACATCGGGTATCGCGACGGCTCGCTCTATCACGCGATCACGGCGGATGACCTGTTTTGGCTCACCGTGGCGATGATGATGACGGCGGTTCTGATCCTCGGCCTGATCTTTCGCCAGCGCAAGGGGATCGGTTGGGAAAGCATCGGCCTGTTGGTGATCTACGCGGGCGCGCTGGCGGTGCAGGTTCTGTAA
- a CDS encoding mechanosensitive ion channel family protein gives METLDRIATGIATQLEAAPDFVSPLLAVLLACAAGLAVHWIGYRILDRVISEKNITGRSLLRRARRPLRLAAVVAALAWVLPNVRLYGWQDGAAHLFLVLLIILVGWTLILLTNHFAERAVRRHRLDVEDNLSARKFVTQARVLRRTVTIILGIFTAAGVLLTFESVQKYGAGLFASAGAAGLVVGLAARPVLTNLIAGLQIAITQPIRLEDVVIVEDEWGWVEEIFATYVVVRLWDWRRMVVPLSYFIEKPFQNWTRESASIIGTVFWYLDYTVPIGEMRAKLEELAKASPLWDGQVVNLQVSETEKDSIAVRGLVSARTSPQAWDLRCEIREKMIDWLQKEHPQALPRLRGNMEIRSRDEPDMSSKGEAPVMP, from the coding sequence ATGGAGACGCTGGACCGCATAGCGACAGGTATTGCAACGCAGCTTGAGGCCGCGCCCGATTTCGTCAGCCCCCTGCTTGCCGTGCTTCTGGCCTGTGCGGCGGGGCTGGCGGTGCATTGGATCGGATACCGTATTCTCGACCGCGTGATCTCGGAAAAGAACATCACCGGGCGGTCTTTGCTGCGCCGGGCGCGCAGGCCGCTGCGCCTTGCCGCTGTGGTTGCAGCGCTTGCTTGGGTTCTGCCCAATGTGCGGCTTTACGGTTGGCAGGACGGGGCGGCGCATCTGTTTCTGGTCTTGCTGATCATCCTCGTCGGCTGGACGCTGATCCTTCTGACCAATCATTTCGCCGAACGCGCCGTGCGGCGGCATCGGTTGGATGTCGAAGACAATCTTTCGGCCCGCAAGTTCGTGACCCAAGCGCGGGTGCTGCGCCGGACCGTGACCATCATCTTGGGGATTTTCACAGCCGCTGGCGTTTTGTTGACCTTTGAGAGCGTGCAGAAATACGGGGCGGGGCTTTTCGCCTCGGCCGGGGCGGCGGGGCTGGTCGTCGGGCTGGCGGCCCGCCCGGTGCTGACCAATCTGATTGCGGGGCTTCAGATCGCCATTACCCAGCCCATCAGGCTCGAAGATGTGGTGATCGTCGAAGACGAATGGGGCTGGGTCGAAGAGATTTTCGCGACCTATGTCGTCGTGCGTCTGTGGGATTGGCGGCGCATGGTGGTGCCGCTGTCTTATTTCATCGAAAAGCCCTTTCAGAATTGGACCCGCGAAAGCGCGTCGATCATCGGCACGGTGTTTTGGTATCTCGATTACACGGTGCCGATCGGCGAAATGCGCGCGAAGCTTGAGGAACTGGCCAAAGCCTCGCCCCTATGGGACGGGCAGGTGGTCAACCTTCAGGTTTCCGAGACCGAGAAAGACAGTATCGCCGTGCGTGGCCTTGTTAGCGCCCGGACCTCGCCGCAGGCATGGGATCTGCGCTGTGAAATCCGCGAGAAGATGATCGATTGGCTGCAAAAAGAGCATCCCCAAGCCCTGCCGCGTCTGCGCGGGAATATGGAGATCCGCAGCCGTGATGAGCCGGACATGTCATCCAAAGGCGAGGCTCCGGTGATGCCCTAG
- a CDS encoding potassium channel family protein: MRIVIIGASSFGLAIAEELIETDREVVLIDKSRELLEQAAERIDCGMIEGDGSNPDVLREAFRDEDDVCIAVTNASEINILAALIGRSIGYGRVIPQITSNALLRVCCELGLDDVINPHAKVAEDIVDMLTGDDDAMQEPLLQDDLLLTRVTVPERLAGARLDLPGQGRLVALIRDGEEQLPGRDVTLQEGDVLIVVLPRDRQEDLTKAFAAG; encoded by the coding sequence ATGCGTATCGTCATCATCGGCGCGTCGAGCTTTGGCCTCGCCATTGCGGAGGAGTTGATCGAGACCGACCGCGAGGTCGTGTTGATCGACAAGTCGCGCGAGTTGTTGGAGCAAGCGGCAGAGCGGATCGACTGCGGCATGATAGAGGGTGACGGCAGCAACCCCGATGTGCTGCGCGAAGCCTTTCGCGACGAAGACGATGTGTGCATCGCCGTGACCAATGCCTCCGAGATCAACATACTGGCGGCGCTCATTGGCCGCTCTATCGGTTATGGTCGGGTGATCCCGCAGATCACTTCGAATGCGCTGCTGCGGGTCTGTTGCGAATTGGGTTTGGACGATGTGATCAACCCCCATGCCAAAGTCGCCGAAGACATCGTGGATATGCTGACCGGCGATGACGACGCGATGCAAGAGCCGCTGCTACAGGACGATCTGCTGCTGACCCGCGTCACCGTGCCCGAGCGTTTGGCCGGGGCGCGGTTGGACTTGCCGGGGCAAGGCCGCCTTGTCGCGCTGATCCGCGACGGGGAAGAGCAGTTGCCGGGGCGGGATGTCACCCTGCAAGAGGGCGACGTTCTGATCGTGGTGCTGCCGCGCGACAGGCAGGAAGACCTGACCAAAGCCTTCGCGGCAGGCTAA
- a CDS encoding c-type cytochrome has protein sequence MTFRTVLTTCSAIAVLGISAGFIRAQNYEAAPGISAMEQRLQDDVLRFNATVNTEVDDDVLELGRLVAMGGSEAGDSGMACITCHGGDGAGDGSGAFPRLAGQAGWYTYKQLKDYASGDRQNRVMSGIAKKLTEEEMEAVAAYYATISAPYTPPLGDVDGMTLQWGGQLGAVGSAERGVPACVNCHGPSGLGNPPSVPYLAGQYASYMAHQLQMWKEGKRDNDVDNVMSAIAKKMTQKDIEAVSAYYNRVRPTQPLPPETSPLLEPSTAPTQ, from the coding sequence ATGACATTCCGTACCGTTCTGACGACCTGTAGCGCGATCGCCGTTCTCGGCATTTCCGCCGGTTTCATCCGCGCCCAGAATTACGAGGCCGCCCCCGGCATCTCGGCGATGGAGCAACGTTTGCAAGACGACGTTCTGCGCTTCAACGCGACGGTGAACACCGAGGTCGACGACGATGTGCTGGAGCTTGGCCGGCTGGTGGCCATGGGCGGATCCGAGGCGGGCGACAGCGGCATGGCCTGCATCACCTGCCACGGCGGCGATGGCGCGGGCGACGGCTCGGGCGCCTTCCCACGGCTGGCCGGTCAGGCCGGGTGGTACACCTATAAGCAGCTCAAGGACTATGCCTCGGGCGACCGGCAGAACCGCGTCATGTCGGGCATCGCCAAGAAGCTGACCGAAGAAGAGATGGAAGCGGTCGCGGCCTATTACGCCACGATCTCGGCCCCCTACACCCCGCCCTTGGGCGATGTGGACGGCATGACATTGCAATGGGGCGGCCAGCTTGGCGCGGTCGGCTCGGCTGAGCGCGGCGTGCCCGCTTGTGTGAATTGTCACGGGCCAAGCGGCCTCGGCAATCCGCCCTCGGTGCCCTACCTTGCCGGGCAATATGCCAGCTACATGGCGCATCAATTGCAAATGTGGAAAGAGGGCAAGCGCGACAATGACGTGGACAACGTGATGTCCGCCATCGCCAAGAAGATGACCCAGAAAGACATCGAAGCCGTCAGCGCCTATTACAACCGTGTCCGCCCGACGCAGCCGCTGCCGCCCGAGACCTCACCGCTGTTGGAGCCTTCCACGGCGCCGACGCAGTGA
- a CDS encoding PRC-barrel domain-containing protein, which yields MRNAPLLAITLIGSLAATALRSETETPQFIPQDTMIALSSLNGHKLFLPAKDAPLADIDLEELKEPLEEWTMAGQVSEVVISRDGTLRGIIVDAGGFLGKGATRVLSLDDLRFLPDADEENEFFLLYTGQKEDLKAAPEYNEDDVRLRAADMREGGEKIEIVKLSDLDSEEFLGLAAFGQNDNWIGEISQVTFSEDGQIKMVILDIGGFLGLGETQVAVPLDMIELRRLGGDDLRAYVSATEKELQEMEPWEEEG from the coding sequence ATGAGAAATGCGCCACTTCTAGCAATTACGCTGATTGGCAGCCTCGCCGCCACGGCACTGCGATCCGAGACTGAGACACCGCAATTCATTCCCCAAGACACGATGATCGCCCTGTCGAGCCTGAATGGCCACAAGCTGTTTCTGCCCGCCAAGGATGCGCCGTTGGCCGATATCGACCTCGAAGAATTGAAAGAGCCTTTGGAAGAATGGACCATGGCCGGGCAGGTGTCCGAAGTGGTGATCAGCCGCGATGGCACCCTGCGTGGGATCATTGTCGATGCGGGCGGATTTCTGGGCAAGGGGGCGACACGGGTGTTGTCGCTTGATGATCTGCGGTTCCTGCCGGATGCGGATGAAGAGAACGAATTCTTTCTGCTCTATACCGGCCAGAAAGAAGACTTGAAAGCCGCCCCCGAATACAACGAAGACGACGTGCGCCTGCGCGCTGCCGATATGCGTGAGGGCGGCGAGAAGATCGAGATCGTTAAATTGAGCGATCTGGATTCCGAAGAATTCCTCGGGCTGGCGGCTTTTGGCCAGAACGACAATTGGATCGGTGAGATTTCGCAGGTCACCTTTAGCGAAGATGGTCAGATCAAGATGGTGATCCTCGACATCGGCGGCTTCCTCGGTCTGGGCGAAACGCAGGTCGCCGTGCCGCTCGATATGATCGAATTGCGCCGTTTGGGCGGAGACGATCTGCGGGCCTATGTTTCGGCGACCGAGAAAGAGCTGCAAGAAATGGAGCCTTGGGAAGAGGAGGGCTGA
- a CDS encoding c-type cytochrome, with product MRVFTVISVLLLTGLAMVWSALPPQSSLAAAVSGPIREASRQVSDWARINIRQGLVEKTPDYEAASRRFLDADPQRGVALIRLHGCGACHRVPGLRDAQGTVGPDLHDFARQSYVAGVLPNRPGDLTRWLMNPPAHSPETAMPNLGLKRDEARDIAAYLLGSEVRE from the coding sequence ATGCGCGTCTTCACCGTCATATCGGTTCTGCTGCTGACCGGCCTCGCGATGGTCTGGTCGGCCTTGCCGCCGCAAAGCAGCCTTGCCGCCGCTGTGTCAGGCCCGATCCGAGAAGCCTCGCGGCAGGTGTCGGACTGGGCCCGGATCAACATTCGCCAAGGTCTGGTGGAAAAGACCCCGGATTACGAAGCCGCCTCGCGCCGGTTTCTGGATGCCGACCCGCAGCGCGGGGTTGCCCTGATCCGCCTTCATGGCTGCGGCGCTTGCCACCGCGTGCCGGGGCTGCGCGATGCCCAAGGCACCGTTGGCCCTGATCTGCATGACTTCGCCCGACAATCCTATGTCGCGGGCGTTTTGCCGAACCGCCCCGGCGATCTGACCCGTTGGTTGATGAACCCGCCCGCCCATAGCCCTGAGACCGCCATGCCGAACCTTGGCCTGAAACGTGACGAAGCGCGCGACATCGCCGCCTATCTTCTGGGATCGGAGGTGCGCGAATGA